The region AGCGACCGGTCCAAAGTCGGGTCGAGGGCGTTGACCAGCTCGGCGGCGAGCAGCGCGCGCAACTCGGTGGCGGTACGCGTGCCAAGCACCCGGGTCCGCTCCCGCAGCCGGTCGACGATCTCGCGGGTCGCGTCGATGCCGACGTCGGCGGTGATCAGGCTGTCCTCGATCTCCTCCCAGACGTCCTCGTCGAGCCGGTCCCGGGAGAGGAGACTGAGCAGGCCCTTGCCGAAGACGTTCTGCGAGCGGGACAGCCGGGTGCGCAGCCGGATCAGTCGACCGGCGGTCGGTTCCGGTGTCTCCAGGACAGGTGCCGGCACCTCGACCTCGGTGGGCGGGGCCACCTCGACCTCGGGCTCGATCTCGACCGGCGGTACGACGACGTCGGTCGGGGGAGCCACCTCGGTCGGCGGCGGTTCCTCGACCACCACCGGGGGCCGGGTCTGCGCTGGCTCGGGCGGGGCCGGTCGGCGCCGGAGTCGGGGCACCATCAGGCCGATGGTGCCGAGCACCAGCACGCCCAGCAGGATCAGCGCGACGACGAGGTAGTCCATGCGGCAAATCCTGACAGATGGCGGCTCGGGCGGCCCAGCCGGCGCACCCGCCCAGCCCAGTGAACTAGCCGATACCCTCGGCTGGCGTGGCCGCGGAGGGGGTAGGAAGGATGAACCCCCCACCTCTGGAGGTTCGGCCATGTCCAGCACTCGACTTCTCATCGGTCCGCTGTTGCGTCGGGTCGTTGGCACCCGGGCCACCATCTGGGTGGAGACCAGCGCCCCCGCCGTGGTCCGGGTGGAGACCCGCTCCGGTGCCCGTGGCGAGGCACACACCTTCAGCGCGTACGACCATCACTACGCCCTGGTCGTGGTGGACGGGCTGGAGCCGGCGAGCGCGACGTCGTACCAGGTCCACATCGACGACGAGCCGGTCTGGCCGCAGCCGGAGACCGACTTCCCGCCGAGCGTGATCCGGACCCGGGCCGCCGATGACACCGACCAGCCGGTGCAGCTGCTGTTCGGCTCATGTCGGGAGACCACCCAGCACGCGACCGCTCGTCGGCTGCCTCCGGACGCGCTGGACGCGTACGCCCGGCGGCTGATGGCCGCCGACGATCCCGCCGCCAACCTGCCCGACCTGCTGGTCCTCCTCGGTGACCAGGTCTACGCCGACGAGACCTCGCCGACGGTGCGGCACCTGCTCAAGCGGCGGCGCCGCCGGCCCCGAGGGGCCCCGGCCGACCAGGTGGTCAGCTACGACGAGTACACCAAGCTCTACCTGGAGTCGTGGCGTGACCCGGAGATCCGCTGGCTGCTCTCCACCCTGCCCAGTGTCATGATCTTCGACGATCACGAGATCATCGACGACTGGAACACCTCGGCCTCCTGGCGCTCGGACGCCCGGGACTACCCCTGGTGGCAGGAACGCATCACCGCCGGGCTGGCGTCGTACTGGGTCTATCAGCACCTGGGCAACCTCAGCCCGGACGAGATCGCGACCGACCCGGTATACCGCGAGGTCACCACCGTCGAGGACGCCACCGAAATACTGACCGAGTTCGGCCGACGGGTCGACACCGAGTCGGACGTGGCGCACGACACGGAACGCTGGCGGGCCGCGCAGTACCAGTGGAGCTACGCCCTGGACCTCGGTCGCACCCGACTGGTGGTGCTGGACAACCGGTGCAGCCGGGTCCTCGAACCGGGACAGCGGGCGATGCTGCCGCCCGGCGAATGGGCATGGTTCACCGACCAGGCGCACGGCCACTACGACCACCTGGTGGTCGGGTCGTCGCTGCCCTGGTTGCTGCCGCCCGGCATCCACCACCTGGAGGCCTGGAACGAACGGCTGGCCGACTCGTCGCACCGGTGGGTGGCCTGGCTCTCCGAACGGGTAAGGCGTGGGCTGGACCTGGAACACTGGGCCGCCTTCCACCGGTCGTTCGAGGCGCTGGCGGCGCTCTTCGCCCGGATCGGAGCCGGCCATCGAGTCGAAGCCGGCGACCGGGTCGGGGTAGGCGACCAGGACGGAGCCGGCCATCGAGACGGAGCCGGCGACCGGGTCGGGGTAGGGCCGGCGTACGCCGCACCAGCATCGATCAGCGTGCTCTCCGGCGACGTGCACCACTCGTACGTGGCTCGGGCCCGGTTCACCGACCCGGTCGTCACTCCGGTACACCAGTTGACCTGTTCCCCGATCCACAACCAGGTGCCCGCCGCGATGCGACCACTGATGCGCTGGGGCTGGTGGCGTGGCCCCACCGGAGCGACCCAGGCCCTGGCCCGCTCCGCTGGCCTGCGCCGCGAGACCGTACGCTGGCGCAAACTCGCCGGGCCCTACTTCGGCAACGCGGTGGGCACCCTGGTGCATCGGAACCGCGCGGCCGAGGTACTCATCGAGGGCACCGACAAGGACGGCCGCCTGCGTCCCATCGCACAGCAGGCACTGACCGAACCATCGGATCCGACGGTGGACCGGGACAACCTGCGTATGAGGGAGACTGCCGGTGGACGATGACAGCGTCTCGGCGGTGGAGCACGAGCTGGCCGTCCTGCTCCGCAGGGCGCGGGCCACGTCCGGGGAGATCGCCCGCGAGGTCCATCCGGCGTTGGAGCCGACCGCGTACGGGCTGCTGGTCTGGATTCGTCGCTGCGGTCCGGCCCGGCTCACCGACCTGGCCACCGAGATGCGGATGAGCAAGGGCAACCTGAGCCGTCAGATCTCCGCCCTGGAGACGATGGGGTTGCTCCAACGA is a window of Micromonospora polyrhachis DNA encoding:
- a CDS encoding alkaline phosphatase D family protein — translated: MSSTRLLIGPLLRRVVGTRATIWVETSAPAVVRVETRSGARGEAHTFSAYDHHYALVVVDGLEPASATSYQVHIDDEPVWPQPETDFPPSVIRTRAADDTDQPVQLLFGSCRETTQHATARRLPPDALDAYARRLMAADDPAANLPDLLVLLGDQVYADETSPTVRHLLKRRRRRPRGAPADQVVSYDEYTKLYLESWRDPEIRWLLSTLPSVMIFDDHEIIDDWNTSASWRSDARDYPWWQERITAGLASYWVYQHLGNLSPDEIATDPVYREVTTVEDATEILTEFGRRVDTESDVAHDTERWRAAQYQWSYALDLGRTRLVVLDNRCSRVLEPGQRAMLPPGEWAWFTDQAHGHYDHLVVGSSLPWLLPPGIHHLEAWNERLADSSHRWVAWLSERVRRGLDLEHWAAFHRSFEALAALFARIGAGHRVEAGDRVGVGDQDGAGHRDGAGDRVGVGPAYAAPASISVLSGDVHHSYVARARFTDPVVTPVHQLTCSPIHNQVPAAMRPLMRWGWWRGPTGATQALARSAGLRRETVRWRKLAGPYFGNAVGTLVHRNRAAEVLIEGTDKDGRLRPIAQQALTEPSDPTVDRDNLRMRETAGGR
- a CDS encoding MarR family winged helix-turn-helix transcriptional regulator, giving the protein MDDDSVSAVEHELAVLLRRARATSGEIAREVHPALEPTAYGLLVWIRRCGPARLTDLATEMRMSKGNLSRQISALETMGLLQRQADPVDGRAFRLDLTDEGHRRFNRARKARTAQLQQILREWSPTDRAEFARLLHQFNDDAR